The Thermodesulfovibrionales bacterium genome segment GTCAACTTTTTCCAGCATTCTTTCACGGTGGTATTGAAGTTCTGACCAGTCCCTAACCCGGAAGATTCATCCGTGTTTTCTCCCGGGAGCAACATCCGCTGGGCCTGTCATTGCAGCGTTTGTTTGTGGCTGAAACAAGCTCCGGCAGGCCTTGTTGAAGCTGTCCTATTCTGGTCGCACTCTTCATAGGGGCGCATTTTGACTGTACACCGCCTTTTTAAATTGATCCAGTCTGTCAATGCCGATTTCTTTCTTGATCTGCATTGCAAATAACCCTATAATCTAATAACATCTCGAAGGAGAAATACCCTGATGGAACAAAGAGGCCCTCGTCTGTTCTTCATAATATTCACTGCATCAGGCTTTGCCGGCCTCATCTATGAATCCATTTGGACCCACTATTTAAAGTTGTTTTTGGGCCATGCCGCCTATGCTCAAGCTCTTGTCCTCGCTGTCTTCATGGGAGGTATGGCAATAGGTTCTCTGCTCTGTTCAAAATATTCTGCTCGTCTGGACAATTTGTTGGTTGGCTATGCCGTTGTTGAGGTGGTTATAGGCATCTGCGCGGTTTTCTTCCATCCCCTCTATGTCCACTTTATCGATTGCGCGTATACAACGCTTATTCCGGAGATGGGCTCCCCTCTCCTGGTAGCAATTTTCAAATGGACCGCGGCAAGCATATTGATTTTACCCCAGTGCATCATGCTCGGCATGACGTTCCCGCTTATGACCGCCGGTCTTATACGGAGAATGCCGCAGCTTCCCGGTTCCATCGTTGCAATGCTTTATTTTACCAATAGCATTGGCGCAGCAGTCGGCGTTTTGGCAACAGGGTTTCTCTTCATAGCATGGGTTGGTCTGCCTGGAACGCTGGTCATAGCAGGATGTATCAACATCGTTGTGGCAGCTATCGTTTGGCTTGAGGATAGGAAGAGCCGAACCTATCGAACCGAAGCCCGTCCTGCCACAGGCATCTCTCCATCAAGCGCCATGTCCGTGGTAATGTATACTATTTTTCTTCTGATCGCTTTGTCGACGGGGCTCTCCTCGTTTCTTTATGAAATCGGATGGATCAGAATGCTCAGCCTCGTGTTGGGCTCTTCTACCCATGCCTTCGAGCTCATGCTGAGCGCATTCATCGCGGGCATTGCCTTCGGCGGTTTATGGATTAAACGACGGATAGATTTACTCGATGACCCGCGAAGCTTTCTGGCGCTTGTGCAAATTGCGATGGGCATACTGGCGCTTGCAACCCTTCCTGTCTATGGCAGCACCTTCACCGTGATGGCATGGTTGATGAGAAACCTGCCGAAGTCAGATGTGGGGTATATGCTATTCAATATCTCGAGCCACGCCATTGCGCTGGTCGTCATGCTGCCGGCTGCTTTCTGTGCAGGCATGACCCTTCCCCTTATTACCACGACACTCCTTCGCAACGGCGCAGGTGAACGAAGTATCGGCTCAGTTTATGGATTTAACACGATCGGATCCATTCTGGGCGTCTTTATTGCCATCCACCTGGCGATGCCTCTCCTTGGCCTCAAAGGCATGATTATCCTTGGAGCAGGTGTGGATATTGCACTTGGAGTTGGGCTGGCATGGTGGGTGTCTCCCTCGTGGCGTACCCCCGGAGCATATACGACCGTGGGTGTCGTTGCCCTACTGCTCCCTATGTTCCTTGTGAAGCTCGATCCCAGAAAAATGGCTTCAGGCGTGTATCAATTTGGGTTGTTGCCCGAACAGACAAAAGAGGAGACCCTCTTCCACCGTGATGGGAAAACAGCCACGGTATCAGTCACAAAGGACAACAAATACATGGCGATCAAAACCAACGGGAAAACTGATGCGGGCATCCAGGTAATCGGCAGCGGCCATTCGAGGGATGAAGAAACCATGGCAATGCTGGGTGCTGTCGGTATTATTCTTAGACCTGAAGCTAGAACAGCGGCCATTATCGGATGGGGCTCAGGACTAACAACCCACACTCTTTTGGCGGCTCCGTACATCGAAAGCGTCGATACCATTGAGATCGAACCTGAGATGATTAAGGGAGCGACTCTCTTCGGCTCGCGTGTGCGTTTTGCTTATGAGGACCCCCGCAGCCACGTGAAGATCGAAGATGCAAAGTCCTATTTCTCTTTCTATAACAAGAAATATGACCTTATTATCTCTGAGCCTTCCAATCCCTGGGTCAGCGGTATAGCAAGCCTTTTTACAAAAGAATTTTACTCTCGCGTACGGGCATACTTAAATGAAAACGGTCTGTTCATTCAGTGGCTTCACCTCTACGATATTGACATGCCCCTTGTTGCTTCTATAATGAAGGCTCTTTCGCCTTATTTTTCCGATTATGTAATCTATGCGACAAATTCTACCGATGTCCTTATTGCTGCATGTCCCTCCGGGAATATCCAAGGGCCGATGACTTCGTTCTTAGCCATGAAAGACCTCATGAATGAACTCAATAAACTCGATATAATGGGACTCCCGGATATTAACGTTCGTGTGATAGGGAATAAGGCGACGCTCTCGCCGTTTTTTGAGAGTTACAATATACCGCCCAATTCCGATTACGCGCCTATCGTCGACCTTTACGCAGTAAAGAGTCGATTTTTTGGCTCAAGAGCCTATGATCCGTTTCACAGTATTCAGTTTGATCGACTTCCGATTTTAGAAATGATCGGGAAGCAACATGTAAATCTCATTACAGCTAATGTGACGTATTCAACCTATCCAAAAGCACTCAGGATTCATTTTGCAGACATGCTTTATCAGTACCTATTGAAGGATCAGTTGCAATGGAACCATCCTGAAGCGCCGCTGCATGAGGAGAGCCGGATGGCAATTATACATGCCAAACAGGTCCTCTTAGGAGAGTGTTCGGAAGATGTCTTGAAATTAGAATGGTGGCAGGCAATGCTTCATATCATTGCCGATTTCGTCCCCTGCTGGTCACCTGGACAGCTTGCTGAGCTTTTGCATAGCATCGAAACTTCAGCATGCGCAAAGCACTTTTCTGTTTCTCAACGTGACTTCATTGACCTGATTAAAGCAGTGGGGGAAAAAGACTCCGCACGTATGGCTGGATATTCAAAAAAACTGTTGGAACAGAGGGAGAATAATCTGACAGACGCCGATCTTTTAGAATATATACTATCTGCAGGCATCTTGGGAGATTTAGCGGCAGGCAATATACAGGGAGCCGATCTTCTGTGGCAAAAATACGGCTCTCTCTTGCCCGTTAAAAATGCACAATCTATATCCGTGAGACTCTTAGTGACCCGCCTCTCTTCCCATAAATCACTTCCCTGACTACGACAGCATTGTTGTGCTCCGTGTCTCGCGCCGCGAAGAGAAGAGTCACTCTTCCCTTTCTTGCCTCGGCCCTCAGCCTGTCTATTATGTCCTGCTTCTCTCCGAGTTCTTTCGTGTACCTCCTCCTGAACTCCTGCCACCGTGAAGGATCATGGGAAAACCACGTTCGCAGCTCGTCACTGGGCGCTATCTCCTTCAGCCACTCATCGATGCGCGCACCTTCTTTTTTCACCCCTCGCGGCCAGAGCCGGTCAACAAGGATCCTTTTGCCGTCCTCCTGAGAAGGAGGATCGTATATCCGCTTTATTCCTATGAGGGGCATGGGCCGTGCATATCCTCAGCCTTCTTCAGGTTGTTCGCTCCACGTCCTTCGGTTCATGAACGATGACCGCTAATTCCCTGTCCCGTAGTTTGCGACAAGATAGTTGATGATCTCTTTTGCATCGTCCTCGCCTATCGGTGCTCCCATGACCTTTATCATCTTGTTCGTTGTGGCGGTCCATTGAGCCCTCGTGAGCTTCGGCTGCATGGTTATGTAATCAACGCTGTGGCAGATAGCACAGAGAGTCTTGACTTTTTCCCTGCCCGGGCCTGCTGTAAGCTCTGTCGGGACCACAGGCATCGTGATGGAACGAACCGTGGTTTGAGAGACACCATAAGCAAATCCTGCAACAAGACTTAAGGCCAGAATCACTGCCGTTATGATCACGACGATCCTTTTCATTGCATCCTCCTAGGCGACCACGACTCCCGTCTTTTCGATCTTATTCCACAGATAGCCCGACGGGTTCCAGAGGGTTTCAAAAGGCTGGGACTCGCCGATACTGTTCGTGGCCTTTACCATGATCGTATATTTCCCCGCCTTCTCAGGTTTCCATTCGTAAAACCACTGTATCCAGGAGTATCGGCCTTTATCCTGACCAAGCCGAGCCTCTCCCCAGCGTTTACCGCTGTCCGTGGATACGATCACATCCCTGATGCTGTACCCGCCGGAAAAGGCGATCCCCATGATCTCGAGGGGCTTCCCCAGCCTCAGCGTTGTGCCATCAGCAGGCTCAATGACGAGAGACCTCGTATTCATCCTGTTGAGGGGGACCGTCTTCTTTGGAGGGGTGCCGGCAGGTGTACAGGCACAGGGATTATCAGGGATCCTGTAGGCGGACTTCATCCAGAATTCCTCAAAGGGTCTCGGAAGTACCGTAATCTCACTCAATGACTTCACCCAGTACGTCGCGTACCACCCGGGCACAACGATTCTCGCAGGAAAACCATTGAGCATCGTGAGAGGTTCGCCGTTCATTTCATAGGCGACAATGATGTCATCCTCCAGGGCCATGTCAACGGGAAGGCTCTTCACGAAATCAGGCACGGTCTGAAGTGGAGGGGTATCAAGACCGTTGAAGGAGACGTCCACTGACCCTGCCTTCATGCCCGCATCATTGAGAATATCCCTGAGGCGGGCGCCGGACCAGACAACGTTTCCCATAGCGCCATTCTTCCACTGTCCTCCGGCCACACGGGGCTCGAAGAGGCTCCTGCCGTTCCCGGAACACTGGATCACAGCCGCATAGGTGATCTTCTCGTATTTCTTCAGATCTTCCATCGAGAGCCGGAGTTCTTTATCCGCATTACCGCCGACCTTGAGCCTCCATTGGCCCAGATCGACGGATGTCGGGACATTCGAAATATGCCACCTCACAAAGAGCGCGTTATTCGGCGTAACCAGTTCCTTGAAATATGAGAGAGGGGTTTCGAGCTGGGGCGGTCTCGAGGTGAGGAGTATGAGATCAGTCTTTTCAGGGAACCTGACCAACCTTCTTTCGTCGGCAAAAAGTGGGGCCGGGACTACTCCGACGGCTGCTACGGCAGACAGGACTCCGGTGGTCTTCAAAAAATCCCTTCGGGTATATCTCCTCTGTGTCATGCCATACCTCCCTTCATGTTACATACTTACCTAATATCACAAAGGAGAACGACATGCAACATATGCAACCAATGAATGTCGGTCACCGGGAAGACGACGGATAATTACCGCTGCTCTCTCTCAGCCTTTCTTGAAGAAGGCATAGATCGCTGAAAAATCCTGTTCACCGATTCCCCGATCAAAGGTCTTCGCATAGAGTTCCTTGACAACAGCTCCGGTAAACAGGGGACTCCTGAGTTCATACGCCAGGTCCTGAAGACAGTGAAGGTCTTTATAGATGAGGGCATTTGAGAAATGAGGCGAGAAATCTTCTTCAAGGAGTTTCGCCTTTTTTGCGTTCAGGACCATGGAGTTGCCTGCGCCTGCGGATAATATTTCCACGACATCCCTTCTGTCGATGCCGGCCTTTTCGCCAAGGGCAAGGGCCTCGGCAAGAGTAGCCATAAAGCTTCCCAGCGTAAGGTTGTTGATGAGTTTCATCTTTGTTGCGAGGGCCGGTTCTCCAAGAAAGAAGAGGTTCTTCCCGATATTTTCGAGAACCGGTTTGACCTTCTCATACCCTCCCTTACTCCCGCTGATAAGAATGGTGAGAGCTCCCTGGGAAGCAGGGACAACGCTTCCCAAAACCGGTGTCTCAAGATAGATACCGCCCCGGCTGGAACAGAGCTCATGAAAAGTCTTCACATCTCTGAAGTGGTTTGTCGAGAGATCGACGATAATCTTTCCCGTGATATCGCCGGCAAGAAGTCCGTCCTCCCGGGTAAAGACTGTATGTACGGCATTGCTGTCAAAAAGGCATAAAAAAATGATTTCCGCTGCTTCCGTCACCGCCTTGGGCGATAGAGCTCTTTCAACAGATATGTCTTCGGTCTTCCCGGAGGTACGGTTCCAGACCGTCAGAGAGTATCCACATTCCAGGAGTCTCTTCGCAATCGCTTTTCCAAGGTGACCGAGTCCGATAAAGCCTATGTTCATCTTTTCCTCCCTAGTGTAATGATTCAGAAGTCCCTTTACATAAGAAACGTCGTAAAGTTCCTTGCCCGTCATTCCCGAGGTAGTAATCGGGAATCCATTTTCTTTGGAAAACAAGGGCGCCTGGATTCCCGCCTACGCGGGAATGACACCAAATGCAGTCAAACATATGTAAAGAAGCGTTAGACTCACTACACTAGATTCTTCAGCCTGAAAAAATTGAGGTGACCCTTGACGGAAGAGTACCAGAAAAGAGTGTTCTCACGCAACCCATCGGGTTCATCCAGACTTCCTCAGAAACTTTCCCTGCTACCTCGGCGAAGAGATTTCCCCACCGTGGACCGCAACAACGCTTCTCTAAGCATTTGGTAAAATAACCATCACCCATGGGACGGCAAATGTTCATAGGAAAGGGATTTGTTGCGATCCTTCTTGTAATATTTCTATGGTGGTGCGTTCAGGACGCTTCTTCAGAGGGAACGTCAACCTCCAGGGCATCTGATTCAGGACTTGACCTCTCCATTAAGAAGAGGCTAACCGAAGGGAAGACCCCTTCAAGGACTGTTGTCGGAGGAGAGCAGATCTACTCAACGGTTCTTGTGGAAAGCTTCTATAAGAGAAGAAACTACCAGCCCGCATGGAGCGAGAACGGCCGTTTGCAACAGGTTGACACACTCTTAAAGGCGATCGGGGAAGCCTACGGCGACGGGCTGACACCTGATTACTATCACTACGGCCCGATACGATCTCTTGTGGCTTCCATAGAAAAGGCATCCTCT includes the following:
- a CDS encoding DUF488 domain-containing protein, encoding MPLIGIKRIYDPPSQEDGKRILVDRLWPRGVKKEGARIDEWLKEIAPSDELRTWFSHDPSRWQEFRRRYTKELGEKQDIIDRLRAEARKGRVTLLFAARDTEHNNAVVVREVIYGKRGGSLRVSRI
- a CDS encoding molybdopterin-dependent oxidoreductase → MTQRRYTRRDFLKTTGVLSAVAAVGVVPAPLFADERRLVRFPEKTDLILLTSRPPQLETPLSYFKELVTPNNALFVRWHISNVPTSVDLGQWRLKVGGNADKELRLSMEDLKKYEKITYAAVIQCSGNGRSLFEPRVAGGQWKNGAMGNVVWSGARLRDILNDAGMKAGSVDVSFNGLDTPPLQTVPDFVKSLPVDMALEDDIIVAYEMNGEPLTMLNGFPARIVVPGWYATYWVKSLSEITVLPRPFEEFWMKSAYRIPDNPCACTPAGTPPKKTVPLNRMNTRSLVIEPADGTTLRLGKPLEIMGIAFSGGYSIRDVIVSTDSGKRWGEARLGQDKGRYSWIQWFYEWKPEKAGKYTIMVKATNSIGESQPFETLWNPSGYLWNKIEKTGVVVA
- a CDS encoding NAD(P)-dependent oxidoreductase; amino-acid sequence: MNIGFIGLGHLGKAIAKRLLECGYSLTVWNRTSGKTEDISVERALSPKAVTEAAEIIFLCLFDSNAVHTVFTREDGLLAGDITGKIIVDLSTNHFRDVKTFHELCSSRGGIYLETPVLGSVVPASQGALTILISGSKGGYEKVKPVLENIGKNLFFLGEPALATKMKLINNLTLGSFMATLAEALALGEKAGIDRRDVVEILSAGAGNSMVLNAKKAKLLEEDFSPHFSNALIYKDLHCLQDLAYELRSPLFTGAVVKELYAKTFDRGIGEQDFSAIYAFFKKG